One genomic window of Nicotiana sylvestris chromosome 10, ASM39365v2, whole genome shotgun sequence includes the following:
- the LOC104224507 gene encoding soluble inorganic pyrophosphatase PPA1 yields the protein MSNENCDEASSQRRAPRLNERILSSLSRRSVAAHPWHDLEIGPEAPSVFNAVIEITKGSKVKYELDKKTGLIKVDRVLYSSVVYPQNYGFIPRTLCEDNDPMDVLVLMQEPVLPGCFLRARAIGLMPMIDQGEKDDKIIAVCADDPEYRHYTNINQLPPHRLAEIRRFFEDYKKNENKEVAVDEFLPPSTAVDAIQYSMDLYAEYILHTLRK from the exons ATGAGCAATGAAAACTGTGATGAGGCATCTTCACAAAGGCGTGCCCCTCGTTTGAATGAGAGGATCCTCTCATCTTTGTCCAGGAGGTCTGTTGCTGCCCATCCTTGGCACGACCTCGAGATAG GACCTGAAGCTCCAAGCGTTTTCAATGCT GTCATCGAGATAACAAAGGGAAGTAAAGTCAAATACGAGCTGGACAAGAAAACTGGTCTTATTAAG GTTGATCGTGTCCTATATTCTTCAGTGGTTTACCCTCAGAACTATGGCTTCATTCCTCGAACACTCTGTGAAGATAACGACCCCATGGATGTATTAGTCCTCATGCAG GAACCTGTCCTGCCAGGTTGTTTCCTTCGAGCTAGGGCAATCGGGCTGATGCCTATGATTGATCAG GGAGAGAAAGATGATAAGATCATAGCAGTGTGTGCTGATGATCCAGAATATCGCCACTACACTAACATAAACCAGCTTCCCCCTCATCGCCTGGCTGAAATTCGCCGCTTCTTTGAAGATT ACAAGAAGAATGAAAACAAAGAGGTTGCTGTTGACGAGTTTCTGCCTCCAAGCACTGCTGTTGATGCCATTCAATACTCCAT GGACCTGTATGCCGAATACATTTTACACACGTTGAGGAAGTAA